TTCCCGACTGGTTAAATTTCAGGCTGTTAAAATAATCTCCCGTATTTGGAGTAATAGTTTGGTTTACACTGCTAAAAACCAACTTTCCGGCATTTCCTTTAAAGGTTCCATTGCTTATAAAATCACCATGCAACAGGATGTCCCGATCGGTGTCAGCGATAAATTCGGCCAAAGGCCAGATTTTAAAATCACCTGATATTTCAAGGCTTTGAGTTGATAAATCGCTAAAACCTACCTGGGCTCCGCCGGTTTTCTGGATGTACAAATGATGAAAAAAGCTGTTTTCTGAGAATGATCTTATCCATTTTGAAGAGGTTCCGGCAAATATAACATTGCCATTGTTGAACTGAACCGATGATCCTTCATTAAAATTCCAGTTACCATTGCAAACCAGGGTTACATCCTGATTAATTTCGGCGGACGATCCTGAATTCCAGGAAAAATCACCCAAAACAACAAACTGGCTTCCGGGTGAAGTTACCAACAGTTCACCGTTGAAAGTAGCATTCTCGTAAACCGTAAGGTTTCCTCCGGCAAGGTTCAGGCTTCCGTTTACCGTCAGACTATTGATGTACCAGTCGCCGGCATCAATCGCCGGCATGTTGGGAGCAGTAGCCGGGATCACCACATCTGTTCCGGCTGTTGGAATGTTAGAATCATCCCAGTTGTCGGCTGTGTACCAGTTGGAGGATATAGCACCGGTCCAAAGGCCAGGCTGAGGTATAATCCAATGGATACGATTGTATGGGTCATCCTCAAAATCCTCACCCGAAAAAGCGCCAGTAGCATTAATAAAAGTTACAGACCCCTGATCCAAATATTTTATAGCATTATAAGGCGCTGAGGCAGTCGGGAAATGCGCATCCTGTATCGTCAAATCCTGATTATTATCAATTCGCATAAGGTAATGAAATCCATTTTCAAAGGTACATCTGGTGAAAGCATGATTTGGATCAACCAAACCGTCAGTTGTTACATTCACACCAGCAGAGAGATGAGAGAAATAGGCATCGGAAGCGGAAATGGTACCCCCATCCATAATCGCAAAGTTAAAATCCCCGCCATTGCAGGTTACAATTGCATTATCGGCAGGTGTTCCTTGTATTTTTATCAATCCCCCATGGCTGACCAATTCCCTCGACGGGAACATATCAAGGGTAGCGCCTTCAGTAACCCAAAGCGTTCCTCCCGCCTGAACATAAGTGTGGCGGCAGCTTAAGGCTTTTCCGGGCAACACTTTCAAAGTCCCCTGATCCACATCGGTTTCACCGGTTATGGTAATGTTTGTGGCCACGCTAATGGTGGCGCCGGATGTTTTATTAATGTTCAAATCGTAAATCGAACCATCACTCAACACCATGCCGGCATCCTCGTCGCCATACAATTCGATTACACCTGCTCCGGGTGTAAAATCAGCCCGGTGGTTGAAAAATGAACCCTCGGTTCTGATTTTTCCTCCTGAAATGTTGGTTGTGAAGGTATAGGGCGGATTATCCACAATTTCTATCCCGTAAGGATAAACATTGAGCTCTCCATCGCTCATCGTAATGGAAGCATTGCCGTTTCCTGGCCACTGGCTTTCGATGGCGGCAATAATGTTGAATGTACCGCCCGTAATGGTGATGTTTCCCTTGAGCTGTGGATTGCTGCCATAATTTCCGAGGGTAATAGAACCGCCTTCGTTTACATAAAAATTCCCTGCAATTCCGTTGTCGGAAAGACTGATAGCCGTAAAATTCCCATTTCTTGCATCCAGCGCACCGGCAGTCCAATCGTATTCGTTACACAGTACCGTTTTGCCAACCCCGCTGTTTGAGGTTCTTAATGCGCCTCCCAAAGGTTTATCCACCTCTACAATGTTAAAGGTTTCATCGCCGCAGTACTGATGATAGTTTCCACCATTGAATATTACACGGCTTCCACCTTCAACAAAGGCCGATGTTCCCACATTGTTGTCCCAGTTACCACCCACTTTGATGCTACTGCTGCCCGCGTTAAATATCCCTGAATCGAAGTGTATATCTCCTTTAATATTTACAATATTTGTTTGGGTTGTCACTATGTTGGCAGTCCCTGTCTGGCTGAAAACAAAATGGTTGAAATAGTCATTCACATTGGGTGTGATGGATTGGTTTACACCATCAAGCTTTATTGCCCCGAAGTTGCATTGCAGCGTTCCCTGGCTGGTGATGTTGCCTTTAACAATAACATCCATCGGGCTGTCGGAAACGAATGTTGATCCTGTAAAGGTGAGCAGGTAGCCATTGATTTTTAAATCCTCTGTTGACAAATCACTGAAGCCGATTTGTGCTCCGCCGGTCTTTTGGCTGCGCAGATTGAAAAATGAGCAATCAGCCGAGTAGCTACGTATCCATTTATTTACGGATCCCATAAAAAACACAGTTCCATTGGCCAGGTTTGCATTTGCTCCGGTATTGAAATTCCAGTTTCCGTAAGCATGGATTTGAGCATCGGCAGTAATGTTGGCCGCAGAGCCTGAATTCCATTCGATGTCGCCCTGAACCACCAGTTCGGCTCCGGCTGCATTCATGGCCAGTGTTCCGTTGACGGACAAATTTTGGGCTACATTGAGGTCGGCGGTAGCAATGGTGAGCACTCCGTCAATGGTGATGTTTTTACAATACGCAATGCCTGCTCCAATTATTGGCATGTAGGGCGCCGTTGCCGGGATGGTAACATCGGTAACAGCATTGGGAACATTGCCGTCGTCCCAGTTGGCCGAAGTTTGCCAGTCGGTTGAAACGGCGCCTGTCCAAAGGCCGGGCTGGGTGTAGGTCCAGTGAATGCGGTTGTATGGGTCGTTTTCAAAAGCCGAACCTGAAAAATCACCTGTCGCATCCCTGAATGTCAGAGAACCCTGATTACCCGGTTTTGAAACATTGAAACCTGTTGCGGGAGTAAGGAATTCGACATTGTGCAGGGTTAATTCCTGCGCATTTAAAACCCTGAGCATGTCGGTAGCACAATAGCGAAATTTGCAGTAATCAAAGGGATTTGCCGGATCAATTGTTCCTCCGCTTCCGATAAGTATCGGATTCACGTAATAAAATGATGCCCTGTTAGCAGCAATGGTTCCGCCATCATTGATATAGATAAAGTAATTACTTGAACCATTGCGTGAAATTACAACTTCATTCCCCTCGGTTCCAATTGCTTTAAAGAGCCCGCCGCTGTTAACATCCAGGAAATGGTCTGATAATATTTTCAACTGCGAATTCAAATCCATCCAAAGTGTACCTCCATTGTTTACAGCAATATTGTCGTTTGTTGTGAGTGTGGCATTATTTGTCTTGAGCGTTCCGCTTTCGACAGTTAAAGGGCCATTCACAGTTGCACCCTGACCAAGGAATACAGTTTCTGTTGTTTCCTTGTTGATGGTCAAACCCCACAAACTTCCAGTGTACATCAGCAAATTTGAATTCCCCGGGCCATACATTTCAACAGTTCCTGCGGTTGGGGTAAAATCGGCCCGGTGATTTTCGATGCTACCCTCGGTTCTTATTTTTCCACCGGTAATATTTGTGGTAAAAGTATAAGGAGGATTGTCAAGAATTACTATCCCGTAAGGATAAACATTCAACTCGCCACTACTCATGGTGATGGAGGCATTGCCGTTGCCCGGCCACTGGCTTTCGATGGCTGCAATAATGTTGATGGTTCCGCCATGGATGTAAAGATTGCCCTTGAGTTGCGGGTCGCTACCGTATTGTCCTAAAGTAATCGTTCCTCCATCGGTAGCATAAAAGTTGCCAGTAATTCCGTTGGTCAGACTTGGTGCTGTAAAAGAAGCATCATCCAGAACATCTAAGGCTCCTGCCATCCAGTGGTAGGTGTTGCAGAATACTTCTGCACCATAGGCAAGTCTGAAAGCACCCCCAAGTGGCTTGTTGATTTCAACAATATTAAAATTCTCATCGGTTATGCAATACTGATGATAATTTCCTCCATTGAAAACTACCCGGCTTGCACCTTCTGTAAATGCAGCCGGACCAACATTATTATCCCAGTCTCCACCAATATTGATGGTTGAAGTTCCGGCATTAAAAATCCCTGAATCAATATGGAGGTCTCCTTTCACATTCAGGATATTTGTATGGGTATTTACGATCGTTGCAGTTCCTGTCTGGCTAAAGGTAAGTGTATTGAAATAATCGTTCACATTGGGTGTGATGGACTGTGTGGTACCGTCCAGCTTCACTATCCCGAAGTTGCATTGTAAGGTTCCATTACTTGTGAGATTTCCTTTGATGATAATATCCATTTCGCTGTCGGAAACAAATTTTGATCCTGTGTAAACCTCCATAAAACCATTGATTATCAAATCCTGGATTGACGAGTCGCTGAAGCCGATTTGTGCTCCGCCGGACTTTTGGCTGCGCAGATTGAAAAATGAACAATCGGCAGAATAACTGCGAATCCATTTATTGACTGTTCCTAAAAAGAAAACCGTTCCATTGGCCAGGTTTGCATTTGCTCCGGCATTGAAATTCCAGTTTCCGTAAGCATGTATCTGGGCATTGGCAGTAATGTTGGCCGCAGAGCCTGAATTCCATTCGATGTCGCCCTGAACCACCAGTTCGGCTCCGGCTGCACTCATGGCCAGCGTTCCGTTGACGGCCAAATTTTGGGACACATTCAGATCGCCGGCGCCCATAGTGAGCGTGCCGTTAATGGTGATATTTTTACAATAAGCAATGCCAGCACCAATTATTGGCATGTAGGACACCGTTGCCGGGATGGTTACATCCGTAACGGCATTGGGAACATTGCCATCATCCCAGTTGGCAGAGGTCCACCAGTCCGTGGAAACTGCTCCGGTCCAAAGGCCGGGCTGAGTTACCGTCCAGTCAATCCGGTTGTAGGGATCGTACTCGTAAGCCGGGCCGGCATAAGCACCGGTTGCATCTTTGAAAGTAATATGCCCATGGTTGATGGTTTTTGCAACAGTGTTGGTTGGCGGTAGAGTCGGGAAATTTGCTCCCCGGATGGTTAGTTCCTGAGCGTTATTCAGTAAAATATACGTTCCCTGTCCATTGCTGAAAGTGCAATAATCAAAAGGAAATGCAGGATCAATGATGGCATTGGGTGCAAGGATAATGTTTGCGGGATATTGAAATTTGGCATATTTTGCTGAGATGGTAGCTCCATTATTTATATTAAAATAGTAATAATTAGTTGCCGAACGGGTGATGATAGCCTGGTTTGAGTTGGTTCCGATAGCTCTGAAGATTCCACCGCTGTTCACGTTCACCGACATTTCGCTTGCAATTTTCAATTGTGCGCCTTCGCCGAGACTGAAAATACCGCCATTTTCAACATACAAATGCCCGTTCATGGTGATGATTTTATTCACGTTGCTCATGGTCCCGCTTGTCACTTCAATACTTACCACAGTAAGGTTTGAGTTCACATTTACAGTGGATGAAAGCCCCTTGTTAATTTTTATATCTCTTAAAATACCGGCATACTGCTCCAGATAAACATCATTTGAGCCGTAAAGCTCTAAGACTCCTCCAACAGGGGTAAAATCGGTACGATTGCAGAAAAATCCGCCTGCCGTGCGAATGGTTCCTCCTGTAATATTTTCGGTAATGGTATTTGGCGATAAGGTTGTCAGGGTTATTCCCTGATCTTTAAAATCAAGTGTTCCGGCATTCATCGTAACCGAGGCATTTGCCCCTAAAGCCCACTGACTGGCTCCATTCCCGCCGTAAATATTAATGGTTCCGCCGTTGGTAAAGGTGAGACTACCGTTTAAGTCAACATACTGAAAAGCATCCTGGTATAAGTTGATCGTGCCTCCCGGATTCACATAAAAGCCGCCATACAAACCATTTTCATACAAATCGTCGGCAGTAAAAGTTCCTGTATTTACATCTATTGAGCCGGCAGTCCAGTCGTACTGCGCGCAAGTTACCGAACCTGAATTTAACCTGAATGAGCCACCCGATGTTTTGGCCACTTCCAGAATATTAAAGGTTTCATTGTAGCAATACTGATGGTAATTTCCTCCGTTGAAAATTACCCTGCCTGTGCCGGGGTTAAATGATCCGGCGCCTGCATTGTTGGTCCAGTCCCGTTTAGCCTGAATTGTAAGGCTGCTTGAGTTAAAAGTTCCCGAGGTAAGCACAAAATTTCCGTTAAATATAATAGTCGAAGTCAGGTTTACGGTTTGTGCCCGGCTTTCATCTGATATCACTTCACCGGTTTCGCGATCAATCCGGGGATAAGCAATGGTAGTACTTTCGCCATCTTTTGAAGCTGCTTTGTTGATTTTTACTCCATATAGCGCTGCTGTACCAACGCAAAAAAGAACGGCATCGGTGGTACCGTACATTTCAATGGTTCCGCCGGCTGGATTAAAGTCTGACCGGTAATTAATGAAGTCCTTCGCAGTTTTAATAGTGCCGCCGGTAATGTTCGAGGTGAGTGTAGTTGTTGATGCACTCACCCTGATTCCGGTTTCTGCAAAATTTAGAACACCGCCACTCATGGTAAGAGATGCATTTTGTGAAAAAGGCCAGTAGCTGTCGGTGGTACCTCCATACACATTAAAATTCCCGCCACTTATGTTGAGCGTTGTGCCATTAAGATCAACATAGCCATCGTCGTTGGTGAGGTTGATGGTCCCTGTTCCTGAGAGAGTGTATCTTCCAAAAATCCCGTTGTCCGCAAGATCTTCCGCAGTAAAAGTGCCTGCCTCTACTTTTATCCCTCCGGCAGTCCAGTCGTACTGATTACAGGTTACGGTTGTGGCTAAACTGTTGATGATCACATCGCCGTAGGCATTATTGATTTCAAGAATGCTGAAATCTTCACTGTAATTGATATACTGATCATACGACCCTTTTTCACCTTTATTGATAATAACCTGCAACACGACTTTTCCTGAGCCTTGAGTAAAATACTCCGGCCCGGCTTCATTATTCCAGTCACCGGTAACATAAAGGGTGTTGTTTTGCGGGTCAAGCGTTCCTGCCTGTATCGTCAAATCCCCCATAATTTCCAACTGGTTATTAAGGGTAACCGTTTCGCCACAGTTGATCAACAGGTTGTTCACCCTGTTATTTGTGCCGGCCATCTGCACTGATTGCGTTCCGCTGGCACGTTCAAGCCGCAAGGTTCCGGCATAGAAATTCAATCTGCCATTTGCGGTTATGTTCCCTTTTACTATTGTGTTGATATTGACACCACCGGTAAAAGTATTGTCAGCATTGATACTTACACCACTGCCAAAAGTTATCGTGGCGTTTGAGCCTGTACCAATAAATGTTGTTGCAGTGGTGGTTTTGCCAAAAGTTACCGAGCCAAACTTACTGTTTGCGCTGTAATTGTAAATATACGAACTGGCAGTGCCATTGAAGGTAACAAAACACAAACCCATGTCAACAGCGGAACCAGAGGCAAATGTCCAGTTGCCGCTCAATTCCATCCTTCCGCCATAGTAACCATTGACGGAAGCAGTTGAATTCCAGACGATGTTTGTAGCAATCAGTTTTCCGGTTTTTGTTAAACTGCCACCAATACTTAAATTTCCGTTGAAAGTGGCTGTGCCGGCAACGTTCAACTGAGCATTGGCAGTGGTGGTTCCGCTGATGGTGAGCGTTGCGCCAGCGTTTACCGTCAGGTTGTTGCACACTGGGGTTGTTGTGCCACTGATCAGCGGTTGGTTAGCCGTTACAGGAATAGTAACATTTTGAGCTGCCGTTGGCACACCGCTGGGCGACCAGTTGCCTGCTGTGTTCCAGGCTGTACTTGTAGCGCCTGTCCAGGTTTTTTGTGCATTTGCTATTGTTGCCGACAACAGCATCGTGGGAATCAAGAGAATGAAAAACTTTTTCATAAAAATACTTTTTTGTTAGGTTTATAAAATTCTGAAATCTTCGTATCCAACCAATTCTTTTTCGTGTTTGGTCAATGCTGAAATCTCGCTGCCTTCAGGCCCTTCAAGGCACCATTGCTCAAAATCAGCCAGGTGCTCCTCCTCCCCTTCTGCCTCAATGATTACTTTGTCTGGTTGCTGACTGACCTCGCCGGTTAAATGGAATTGATTTGCCCCTCTGAGGGCATAAATTCGAAAACCTGTGTTTTCAACTTTTCCCGTGATAATCATCTGAAGGTGCCTTACCATGTTTGCGTGCATTTAAATTTTTTGGTAAAAGTAGGTTGGGCTGGTAGCAATTGCCAAATAATTACAATAGACAAATAATAGACAAAAGTAAAGTAGCTGTTTATCAATGTTTTGAAATAGCAATTATCCCCCTTTCAATCCTAAATGTCAACCATAATGTCATTGTTTGTTCAACAAAAAACTCATTAGTCTCTGCCAGAAAACTATTCTTGTTGAAAATCATTGTTTACCCCAACCCTAGAGGGAGCAATGATTTTCAACGATTTACTCCCTTTAGGGTGGGGAAAATAAATCGTTGAAAATCAAATTTAGGAAGTTTTCTGGCAGAAACTCATTAGAAGCAAGAATGAAAAAAATCAAACAATCAAAAAAATGCTTTACTTTGTGATCTTAAGTTCTCTGCCAATATCTTTCTGAATTTCAAACATCTTTAAAAAACACCAGCCATGCGAATTATCTTATCGTTTTTATTGTTTCTTTTGTTTTCAACCCTAACGCAGGCGCAAACTCAAACAGTAGAGGATGATTTTGAAGGGAACGGTACTATAACCACCTGGTATGGTGATGATTGCAATATCAACACCAGCTTTCCCAATCCATATCCAGAGGGCATCAATACTTCAGCTACGGTTTTAGAATACGATGATGTCGGAGGTCAGTATGCGAATGTACGATTTCAGGTAAGCAACTCATTTGATTTATCAACCGATTATGTTTTTTCGTTGAAAGTTTACGTACCGACAGACGGAATTACCGGGAACCAAACCAATCAGGTATCTTTAAAACTACAAAACGGATCATTACCTGCACCCTGGACAACTCAAAGTGAAATCATAAAACCCATTGTTTTGGATCAATGGCAAATCGTAACTTTTGATTTTTTTAATGATAACTACATTAACTTAGACCCAAATTCTCTTCCTCCGACCCAAAGGACAGACTTTAACCGGGTAGTCATTCAGGTAAACGGAGAAAACAACAATGACTTTGTGGTAGCTTATATTGATGATGTGTATTACAACGGCACAATCGCGGAGGACCCTGAATTTGATGTACTGGTTTGGTCGGATGAGTTTGATGGCGAAGGCGCCATAGACAATTCCAAATGGCATCATCAAACGCTGTTGCCAAACGGATCGGGTTGGTACAACGGTGAAATACAGCATTACACCGACAGGGTGGATAATTCTAATGTGAGTAATGGGAATTTAAACATCATTGGCAAGAAAGAAACCTATACCAATCAGGGAGTAACCAAACAATATACTTCGGCCAGGCTAAACTCCAAATTTGCATTCCAATACGGAAAAGTGGAAGTACGTGCCAAATTACCTACAGGCGTTGGAACGTGGCCTGCAATATGGACACTGGGAAAAAATATTAACGAAGATGGCGGGTGGTGGGACCTCCAGGGATATGGCACAACGCCCTGGCCGGCTTGCGGCGAGATTGATATCATGGAACACTGGGGGAGCAATCAAAATTACATTCAAAGTGCCACCCATACTCCTTCAAGTTACGGTGGTACGGTTAACCATGGAGGACAAACAATACCCACAGCCTCAACCGAATTTCATACTTATACACTAAAGTGGTATGCCGAAAAACTGGTATTCAGTGTGGATGATGTTACACATTATACCTATGAACCGGATGAAATAAACAGCGACACATGGCCTTTTGAT
The DNA window shown above is from Bacteroidales bacterium and carries:
- a CDS encoding acylphosphatase, which codes for MVRHLQMIITGKVENTGFRIYALRGANQFHLTGEVSQQPDKVIIEAEGEEEHLADFEQWCLEGPEGSEISALTKHEKELVGYEDFRIL
- a CDS encoding family 16 glycosylhydrolase, with product MRIILSFLLFLLFSTLTQAQTQTVEDDFEGNGTITTWYGDDCNINTSFPNPYPEGINTSATVLEYDDVGGQYANVRFQVSNSFDLSTDYVFSLKVYVPTDGITGNQTNQVSLKLQNGSLPAPWTTQSEIIKPIVLDQWQIVTFDFFNDNYINLDPNSLPPTQRTDFNRVVIQVNGENNNDFVVAYIDDVYYNGTIAEDPEFDVLVWSDEFDGEGAIDNSKWHHQTLLPNGSGWYNGEIQHYTDRVDNSNVSNGNLNIIGKKETYTNQGVTKQYTSARLNSKFAFQYGKVEVRAKLPTGVGTWPAIWTLGKNINEDGGWWDLQGYGTTPWPACGEIDIMEHWGSNQNYIQSATHTPSSYGGTVNHGGQTIPTASTEFHTYTLKWYAEKLVFSVDDVTHYTYEPDEINSDTWPFDAEQYLLLNFAFLPNIAPGFTVDTLEIEYVRIYQSAITGLNKEADNQQIFDFKAAPNPASDYIIISYSLPENTDVNLEIRDLTGRLIRTLTSEKQSSGQHQELLNIQNLSAGVYFFTLKAGHNILTKKCIVSK
- a CDS encoding T9SS type A sorting domain-containing protein; the encoded protein is MKKFFILLIPTMLLSATIANAQKTWTGATSTAWNTAGNWSPSGVPTAAQNVTIPVTANQPLISGTTTPVCNNLTVNAGATLTISGTTTANAQLNVAGTATFNGNLSIGGSLTKTGKLIATNIVWNSTASVNGYYGGRMELSGNWTFASGSAVDMGLCFVTFNGTASSYIYNYSANSKFGSVTFGKTTTATTFIGTGSNATITFGSGVSINADNTFTGGVNINTIVKGNITANGRLNFYAGTLRLERASGTQSVQMAGTNNRVNNLLINCGETVTLNNQLEIMGDLTIQAGTLDPQNNTLYVTGDWNNEAGPEYFTQGSGKVVLQVIINKGEKGSYDQYINYSEDFSILEINNAYGDVIINSLATTVTCNQYDWTAGGIKVEAGTFTAEDLADNGIFGRYTLSGTGTINLTNDDGYVDLNGTTLNISGGNFNVYGGTTDSYWPFSQNASLTMSGGVLNFAETGIRVSASTTTLTSNITGGTIKTAKDFINYRSDFNPAGGTIEMYGTTDAVLFCVGTAALYGVKINKAASKDGESTTIAYPRIDRETGEVISDESRAQTVNLTSTIIFNGNFVLTSGTFNSSSLTIQAKRDWTNNAGAGSFNPGTGRVIFNGGNYHQYCYNETFNILEVAKTSGGSFRLNSGSVTCAQYDWTAGSIDVNTGTFTADDLYENGLYGGFYVNPGGTINLYQDAFQYVDLNGSLTFTNGGTINIYGGNGASQWALGANASVTMNAGTLDFKDQGITLTTLSPNTITENITGGTIRTAGGFFCNRTDFTPVGGVLELYGSNDVYLEQYAGILRDIKINKGLSSTVNVNSNLTVVSIEVTSGTMSNVNKIITMNGHLYVENGGIFSLGEGAQLKIASEMSVNVNSGGIFRAIGTNSNQAIITRSATNYYYFNINNGATISAKYAKFQYPANIILAPNAIIDPAFPFDYCTFSNGQGTYILLNNAQELTIRGANFPTLPPTNTVAKTINHGHITFKDATGAYAGPAYEYDPYNRIDWTVTQPGLWTGAVSTDWWTSANWDDGNVPNAVTDVTIPATVSYMPIIGAGIAYCKNITINGTLTMGAGDLNVSQNLAVNGTLAMSAAGAELVVQGDIEWNSGSAANITANAQIHAYGNWNFNAGANANLANGTVFFLGTVNKWIRSYSADCSFFNLRSQKSGGAQIGFSDSSIQDLIINGFMEVYTGSKFVSDSEMDIIIKGNLTSNGTLQCNFGIVKLDGTTQSITPNVNDYFNTLTFSQTGTATIVNTHTNILNVKGDLHIDSGIFNAGTSTINIGGDWDNNVGPAAFTEGASRVVFNGGNYHQYCITDENFNIVEINKPLGGAFRLAYGAEVFCNTYHWMAGALDVLDDASFTAPSLTNGITGNFYATDGGTITLGQYGSDPQLKGNLYIHGGTINIIAAIESQWPGNGNASITMSSGELNVYPYGIVILDNPPYTFTTNITGGKIRTEGSIENHRADFTPTAGTVEMYGPGNSNLLMYTGSLWGLTINKETTETVFLGQGATVNGPLTVESGTLKTNNATLTTNDNIAVNNGGTLWMDLNSQLKILSDHFLDVNSGGLFKAIGTEGNEVVISRNGSSNYFIYINDGGTIAANRASFYYVNPILIGSGGTIDPANPFDYCKFRYCATDMLRVLNAQELTLHNVEFLTPATGFNVSKPGNQGSLTFRDATGDFSGSAFENDPYNRIHWTYTQPGLWTGAVSTDWQTSANWDDGNVPNAVTDVTIPATAPYMPIIGAGIAYCKNITIDGVLTIATADLNVAQNLSVNGTLAMNAAGAELVVQGDIEWNSGSAANITADAQIHAYGNWNFNTGANANLANGTVFFMGSVNKWIRSYSADCSFFNLRSQKTGGAQIGFSDLSTEDLKINGYLLTFTGSTFVSDSPMDVIVKGNITSQGTLQCNFGAIKLDGVNQSITPNVNDYFNHFVFSQTGTANIVTTQTNIVNIKGDIHFDSGIFNAGSSSIKVGGNWDNNVGTSAFVEGGSRVIFNGGNYHQYCGDETFNIVEVDKPLGGALRTSNSGVGKTVLCNEYDWTAGALDARNGNFTAISLSDNGIAGNFYVNEGGSITLGNYGSNPQLKGNITITGGTFNIIAAIESQWPGNGNASITMSDGELNVYPYGIEIVDNPPYTFTTNISGGKIRTEGSFFNHRADFTPGAGVIELYGDEDAGMVLSDGSIYDLNINKTSGATISVATNITITGETDVDQGTLKVLPGKALSCRHTYVQAGGTLWVTEGATLDMFPSRELVSHGGLIKIQGTPADNAIVTCNGGDFNFAIMDGGTISASDAYFSHLSAGVNVTTDGLVDPNHAFTRCTFENGFHYLMRIDNNQDLTIQDAHFPTASAPYNAIKYLDQGSVTFINATGAFSGEDFEDDPYNRIHWIIPQPGLWTGAISSNWYTADNWDDSNIPTAGTDVVIPATAPNMPAIDAGDWYINSLTVNGSLNLAGGNLTVYENATFNGELLVTSPGSQFVVLGDFSWNSGSSAEINQDVTLVCNGNWNFNEGSSVQFNNGNVIFAGTSSKWIRSFSENSFFHHLYIQKTGGAQVGFSDLSTQSLEISGDFKIWPLAEFIADTDRDILLHGDFISNGTFKGNAGKLVFSSVNQTITPNTGDYFNSLKFNQSGTVSVNTTHTSNLVVNENLQISSGIFAPGNVTIYLAGDWSNPAGPDAFNESNTTVVFNGANSVQRIYNDENFMTLVIEKAGSGSLIELSSLSDIFCYYYNWNEGGLSVVNGSFTAHSLIGGVIGGDVSVQTEGTITIGNLSEQVNLVGRLFILGGTFNIINGIESQWPGEGHAQLTMSGGELNVYPYGIEIVNSTEYLFINQITGGKIRTTGSFVNHRTDFAPEAGTIEMYGEGDVFLSLDTPSIGILHNLIIDKQTSGSKGGSVTLNGSLLLNGGLDVNEGRLNRSTGNMLVVLDYVDVHDGATLSFEPNSAFALYPSCQVSIYEGGTFESLGTESQPIAVNRWGDTGFYDFGVGGTISSRFTTFDNCGNLIVAPSGFIDPENAFYHCTFPYAVGALLIINNSQNVTLREVQFPNVPISMNVKKTLDQGRVTMLDASGPGAGSTFELDPYNRIDWRASQPGLWTGIVSSDWHNPGNWDDLSVPTYQTDVYIPEEAPHMPAVSAEANCKNITVMGEIAIFDNNLWVSNAHIYGHVNNDAGFRVYGDLYWHEGSTATFGDDGAVNILGDWYFNPGSQVHLTNGAVYFSGQAPSSIFSFSSQSAFNKLQLMKDPGIQVTLDVSSDQPLNINGDFLVMGGNGFFSNSSYDINVKGAIVNHGVFRCEAGRVVLQGADQIISPNVLDYFHTLVFNQTGVATINTYYTNILNVKKDLIIESGVFSPGNSKIKIEGEWKNNIGYSAFDEGNSRVIFTGDVPQFSSSEHFNILELDKSEEYLFLQQNNTIICEVYDWTEGGLWIAGDATFVANDLADDGIYGFIHLFDGNVELYQDATQSVDLRGDLMISGGEVKVWGGFDESVWGTNANASLTMVNGILNFNDHFIKIQDTAPYSFTSTISGGTIRTQKSFIAQSPGFNPTGGAVELYGNYNGAILTTDGSAFYDVYINKPGDFSTRATIWSSVVKNNFMVAEGLAEIGFDHELECWNSIEIEDGGWLATSSSTISMKNLSAINVYPNGQLSLYGYEGATSHIKTTVPGDHYTFSIHYGGYIEAMFTIFENLSEQGVYLSPGAIVSPYYSFTNCEFRNGTSGPSVLLSVENDQDIIIENAVFPTNTWGGQYNVRKIFDSGSVTFINATGNFAGSAFENDPYNRIFWGDEFATHPISLPAGWSGISSYVIPGQPAMEDVFAPIADELIIAQTMTEMYYPGQNINTIGNWVSHSAYKVKTNAACLLEIIGEYETILAVQLNAGWSLLPVVTPDGADPADLFMPVNGFVIAKDVAGSGVYWPQYNINTIGTLYPGKAYYVLMTAPGVVDYTGMKSSGNLTGFDPARAGLSGLDKTLSGLGYNITPTPSTHTIAILPSALKDLEVGTIIGAFDQNGNCFGVTIISENANHLTIFGDDPTTAEKDGFFEGEMIFFKNLTGFGNLSGLNPTFDQTLPQSDGLFTENGLSAITGFESSTGEGFTDFGRLVNIFPNPTDGVVNITGLQSGAKITVTDVRGQVELVSETSEAGQTYVDLTDYHAGVYFITIEINGQHIFRKIVLR